A segment of the Pseudomonadota bacterium genome:
AACGTGGGATGCCCGAGCGAACGAGTCCAAGAGCACCGCTTCGGCGCCTGTCTCATGGCCGAGCCCGAGCGCGTCGCGGCCTGCATCGCCGCCATGCGGGCCGGAACGAGCTTGCCCGTGACCGTCAAGACGCGGCTCGGGATCGACGATCGCGATTCCTACGACGAGCTCTGTCGATTTATCCGCGCCGTCTCGGCCGCCGGCTGCCGGACCGTGATCCTGCATGCCCGCAAAGCCTGGCTCCAGGGGCTCTCACCCAAGGAGAACCGTGAGGTCCCACCGCTGCGCTACGACTGGGTACACGCGCTCAAGCGTGATTTCCCGATGCTCGAGGTCATCATCAACGGCGGGCTCACCGGCCTCGAAGCGGTCGAAGCACAGCTCGCGCACGTGGATGGGGTCATGATCGGGCGTGAGGCCTACCGCAACCCCTATCTCCTCGCCGAGGCCGATCGCCGGTTTTTTGGCGCGTTGCTCCCCGCGCCGACGCGTGCCGAGGTGTTCGCCCGCTACGAAGACTATATGCGTCGCGAACAGGCGGCGGGCACCCCGGTCCATCACATGGCCCGGCACCTCGCGGGACTGTTCCTGGGCCAGCCGGGCGCCCGCCAATGGCGCCGGGGACTCGCGGCCCGTGCGGGGCTCCGGTGCCGCTCTGTGGCGCCTGATGACGTCCGCTCCCTCAGGGCGAAGCCGCATCTGGAAAGGGCGGCCAGCCCATCGCCCGTCCGGCCAGGAGGTGGAGGTGGAGGTGGAACACCGACTGGCCGGCGTCCGCATTGCAGTTGATCACCGCCCGATAGCCGTTCTTATCGAATCCTCGATCCTTGGCGATCGCGCGCGCCACGAGGAATAGCTTTCCTACCACTTCGGCGTCGCCGGGCCCGAGGTCGTTCACGGTGGCGATATGCCGCTTGGGCACGATGAGGACATGCACCGGCGCCCGTGGTTGGATATCGTTGAAGGCCAGCACATCGCTGTCCTCATAGACGATGCCGGGGGTGATCCGGCCGTCGACCATCTTGCAGAACAGACAATCCGTCATCATCCGATTATATTATCTTTGTCCACGATCAAGATTTATCTGGCCACGATGAAGGCGGCGCTGTTACCGCGCAGCACGTGCAGCAGCACGGCGGACTGGAGGCGGTTGACCTGGACCAGGAACTCTTTCGGATCCGAGACCGGAACCTGATTGACCGATAGCACGATGTCCCCCTCGCGCAGCCCGTTCCGCCAGGCACGGCTGCCCCGTTTGACCTCGTAGACCATGACCCCCTCGACCTCGCCATGGGCCGGCGAGCGCTCCGGGATGTCCCCGAAACGT
Coding sequences within it:
- the dusA gene encoding tRNA dihydrouridine(20/20a) synthase DusA, with amino-acid sequence MMDRTDRHCRYLLRLISRHVLLYTEMVATGALLHGDPARALVHDPAEHPLALQLGGSAPEALALCARLAADWGFDEVNLNVGCPSERVQEHRFGACLMAEPERVAACIAAMRAGTSLPVTVKTRLGIDDRDSYDELCRFIRAVSAAGCRTVILHARKAWLQGLSPKENREVPPLRYDWVHALKRDFPMLEVIINGGLTGLEAVEAQLAHVDGVMIGREAYRNPYLLAEADRRFFGALLPAPTRAEVFARYEDYMRREQAAGTPVHHMARHLAGLFLGQPGARQWRRGLAARAGLRCRSVAPDDVRSLRAKPHLERAASPSPVRPGGGGGGGTPTGRRPHCS
- a CDS encoding histidine triad nucleotide-binding protein gives rise to the protein MTDCLFCKMVDGRITPGIVYEDSDVLAFNDIQPRAPVHVLIVPKRHIATVNDLGPGDAEVVGKLFLVARAIAKDRGFDKNGYRAVINCNADAGQSVFHLHLHLLAGRAMGWPPFPDAASP